In Ovis aries strain OAR_USU_Benz2616 breed Rambouillet chromosome 14, ARS-UI_Ramb_v3.0, whole genome shotgun sequence, a single genomic region encodes these proteins:
- the LOC114117809 gene encoding galectin-10, whose translation MDSLPNPYQQSVSLTVCYMVKIKANLLSPFGKNPELQVDFGTGTGESGDIPFRFWYCDGMVVMNALKDGSWEKEEKVRTDAFMPGQSFELRFLVLENEYQVFVNSKPICQFAHRLPLQSVKMLVVRGDIVLTSVDTL comes from the exons ATGGACTCCTTG CCGAACCCCTACCAGCAGTCTGTTTCCCTGACTGTGTGTTACATGGTGAAGATCAAGGCAAACCTTCTGTCTCCTTTTGG GAAGAACCCAGAGCTTCAGGTGGATTTCGGCACGGGTACTGGGGAAAGCGGCGACATTCCATTCCGTTTCTGGTACTGCGATGGCATGGTGGTGATGAACGCTTTAAAGGATGGGAgttgggagaaggaagagaaagttcGTACTGACGCTTTCATGCCAGGCCAGTCATTTGAGCTGCGGTTCTTGGTGCTGGAGAATGAATACCAG GTGTTTGTGAATAGCAAGCCCATCTGCCAGTTTGCCCACCGCCTGCCCCTGCAGTCTGTGAAAATGCTGGTTGTGAGGGGAGATATCGTGCTGACTTCAGTGGATACGTTATAA